A window from Flavobacterium gyeonganense encodes these proteins:
- the leuB gene encoding 3-isopropylmalate dehydrogenase, producing MNLKIAVLPGDGIGPEVIAQAKKALYAIGEVYNHEFVFEEALMGAIAIDKTGNPLPEQTLNLCLNTDAVLFGAIGDPKYDNNPNAKVRPEQGLLKLRKALGLFANIRPIKPYRSLIESSPLKREIIEGADFTIFRELTGGAYFGAKTLNEDGTHASDLCEYSEEEITRIAHLAFKSAQSRRKKLTMVDKANVLETSRLWRKVVQKVGESYPDVVLDFLFVDNAAMQLILNPKQFDVILTENLFGDILSDEASVITGSIGLLASASLGEKNALFEPIHGSYPQAKGKNIANPIASILSAGMLLEHFGLSKEANVIYKAVEKAIEFKVVTIDLKSDSKFGTNEVGEFVSNFIFSKDDLLYFNNDNVHLGQSTIV from the coding sequence ATGAATTTGAAAATAGCAGTTTTACCAGGAGACGGAATTGGACCGGAGGTAATTGCACAAGCTAAAAAAGCATTGTATGCAATTGGCGAAGTATATAATCACGAATTTGTTTTTGAAGAAGCTCTCATGGGGGCAATTGCTATTGATAAGACAGGAAATCCACTGCCAGAACAAACACTAAATCTTTGTCTAAATACTGATGCGGTTTTGTTTGGGGCAATCGGTGATCCTAAATATGATAATAATCCAAATGCAAAAGTTCGTCCTGAGCAAGGATTACTAAAACTTCGTAAAGCACTTGGTCTATTTGCTAATATACGTCCAATTAAGCCTTATAGATCACTGATCGAATCTTCTCCTTTAAAAAGAGAAATCATTGAAGGTGCTGATTTTACTATTTTTAGGGAATTAACCGGAGGTGCTTATTTTGGTGCAAAAACACTAAATGAAGATGGAACACATGCTTCAGATTTATGTGAGTATTCAGAAGAAGAAATCACAAGAATTGCACATTTAGCGTTTAAATCTGCTCAAAGCCGCCGTAAAAAGTTAACGATGGTTGATAAAGCAAATGTTTTAGAAACCTCTAGATTATGGAGAAAAGTTGTTCAGAAAGTTGGCGAAAGCTATCCGGATGTAGTTTTAGACTTTTTATTTGTAGATAATGCCGCAATGCAGCTGATTCTGAATCCGAAACAATTTGATGTGATTTTGACAGAGAATTTATTTGGGGATATTTTATCTGATGAAGCCAGTGTAATTACCGGATCTATTGGTTTGTTGGCTTCTGCTTCGTTAGGAGAAAAAAATGCACTTTTTGAACCTATTCACGGTTCTTATCCTCAGGCAAAAGGTAAAAATATTGCTAACCCAATAGCTTCAATTTTATCAGCAGGAATGTTGTTAGAACACTTTGGGTTGTCTAAGGAAGCAAATGTGATTTATAAGGCTGTAGAAAAAGCGATTGAATTTAAGGTGGTTACAATAGATTTAAAATCTGATTCAAAATTTGGAACTAATGAGGTTGGAGAGTTTGTTTCTAACTTTATTTTTAGCAAAGATGATTTACTGTATTTTAATAATGACAACGTTCATCTCGGACAATCTACGATTGTTTAA
- the ilvB gene encoding biosynthetic-type acetolactate synthase large subunit: MKISGAEAVIRCLLAEGVDLVYGYPGGAIMPVYDELYKFQDQLHHVLVRHEQGAAHAAQGFARATGKVGVAIATSGPGATNLVTGIADAQIDSTPMVCITGQVGKHLLGSDAFQETDIIGISTPVTKWNYQITEAHEIPEIIAKAFYIARSGRPGPVLIDITKNAQFDEFEFSYEKCTGIRSYHPKPVLDSKKVQEAADLINNAKKPFIVFGQGIILSEAEEQLKRLIEKSGIPAAWTILGLSALPTDHPLNVGMVGMHGNYGPNLLTNECDVLIALGMRFDDRVTGKLATYAKQAKVIHFEIDPAEIDKNVKTEVAVLADVKEALTALIPLIDKKSHSEWHNEFKEKYKIECDAVINEELAPTNGKGISMGETIEMINKHSKGDAIMVSDVGQHQMFACRYTKFNTTKSNVTSGGLGTMGFALPAAIGAKMGRPDREVVAVIGDGGFQMNIQELGTIHQTKVPVKIVVLNNEFLGMVRQWQELFFDYRYASTVMINPNFCAIAEGYYIKSRKVTKREELDEAVAEMLASKESYFLEVMVEKENNVFPMIPTGACVSEIRLS, translated from the coding sequence ATGAAAATATCAGGGGCAGAAGCCGTTATTAGATGTTTATTAGCAGAAGGAGTTGACTTGGTTTATGGTTACCCTGGGGGTGCAATCATGCCAGTTTACGACGAATTATATAAATTTCAGGATCAATTGCACCATGTTTTAGTACGTCATGAACAAGGGGCAGCACATGCAGCGCAGGGTTTTGCAAGAGCTACGGGAAAAGTAGGGGTAGCAATTGCAACTTCAGGGCCGGGAGCAACTAATTTAGTAACTGGTATTGCAGATGCTCAAATTGACTCAACACCAATGGTTTGTATTACAGGCCAGGTTGGAAAGCACTTACTGGGATCAGATGCTTTTCAGGAAACTGATATTATCGGAATTTCAACTCCGGTAACTAAATGGAATTATCAGATTACTGAAGCTCATGAAATTCCTGAAATTATTGCGAAAGCATTTTACATTGCACGTTCTGGTCGTCCGGGACCTGTATTAATTGATATTACTAAAAATGCTCAATTTGATGAGTTTGAGTTTAGTTATGAAAAATGTACCGGAATTAGAAGTTATCATCCAAAACCGGTATTGGATAGTAAAAAAGTACAAGAAGCTGCTGATTTAATAAATAATGCAAAAAAACCATTTATTGTTTTTGGACAAGGTATTATATTAAGTGAAGCTGAAGAACAATTAAAAAGATTAATTGAGAAATCCGGAATCCCTGCTGCATGGACTATTTTAGGACTTTCAGCATTGCCAACTGATCATCCTTTAAATGTAGGGATGGTAGGTATGCATGGTAATTACGGGCCGAATCTTTTAACTAACGAATGTGATGTTTTAATTGCATTGGGAATGCGTTTTGATGACCGTGTTACCGGAAAATTAGCTACATATGCTAAACAGGCAAAAGTAATACACTTTGAAATTGACCCTGCAGAAATAGATAAAAACGTAAAAACCGAAGTTGCAGTTTTAGCTGATGTGAAAGAAGCATTGACTGCTTTAATTCCATTAATTGATAAAAAATCACATTCAGAATGGCATAATGAATTCAAAGAAAAATATAAAATTGAATGTGATGCGGTTATTAATGAGGAGTTAGCTCCAACAAATGGTAAAGGTATTTCAATGGGTGAAACTATTGAAATGATTAATAAGCATTCGAAAGGAGATGCTATAATGGTTTCTGACGTTGGCCAACATCAAATGTTTGCCTGCCGTTATACCAAATTCAATACAACTAAGAGTAATGTTACTTCTGGTGGATTAGGAACAATGGGATTTGCTTTACCAGCCGCTATCGGAGCTAAAATGGGAAGACCAGACCGTGAGGTTGTTGCTGTAATTGGTGACGGAGGTTTTCAAATGAATATTCAGGAGCTGGGTACAATTCACCAGACAAAAGTTCCGGTAAAAATTGTTGTACTTAACAATGAATTCCTTGGAATGGTGCGTCAGTGGCAGGAATTGTTTTTTGACTATAGATATGCTTCTACAGTAATGATTAATCCAAACTTCTGTGCTATTGCAGAAGGGTATTACATTAAATCAAGAAAAGTAACTAAGAGAGAAGAACTGGATGAAGCTGTTGCAGAAATGCTTGCTTCAAAAGAATCGTACTTCCTTGAAGTTATGGTAGAAAAAGAAAATAATGTGTTTCCGATGATTCCAACGGGAGCTTGTGTTTCAGAGATCAGATTAAGTTAA
- a CDS encoding ATP-dependent Clp protease adaptor ClpS, whose amino-acid sequence MSTKEKVREKVREKEAVGFNNEIIVYNDDVNTFDHVIDTLMRVCSHTAEQAEQCSLIVHYNGKCTVKTGPIDKLKPQCTQLLEAGLSAEIV is encoded by the coding sequence ATGAGTACTAAAGAAAAAGTAAGAGAAAAAGTTCGCGAAAAAGAAGCTGTAGGTTTTAATAATGAAATTATAGTTTATAATGACGATGTAAACACTTTTGATCATGTAATTGATACTTTAATGCGTGTTTGCAGCCATACAGCAGAACAGGCAGAACAATGTTCCCTAATTGTACATTACAACGGGAAATGCACAGTAAAAACTGGTCCAATAGATAAATTAAAACCACAATGCACGCAACTTTTAGAAGCAGGACTTAGCGCCGAAATTGTTTAA
- a CDS encoding 2-dehydro-3-deoxyphosphooctonate aldolase, translating into MKKITLLIVLLITAVSCVSTKSTLKNVDDNAPDLVLSKNNTFIIKEFSKDKKYGYNPNYPINIFFRNTKDEAINETRFLNALAGPNGEKITYTRLETCCPFPTKRSDMGAGFLNVYELKWEGQKKPVTLYLNIYEKGILMVPMGLSLKKENN; encoded by the coding sequence ATGAAAAAAATAACTTTACTTATTGTTTTATTAATTACAGCAGTTTCATGTGTAAGTACAAAATCGACATTAAAAAATGTAGATGATAATGCTCCTGACTTGGTTTTAAGCAAAAATAATACGTTTATTATCAAAGAGTTCAGCAAAGACAAAAAGTATGGTTATAACCCTAATTATCCTATCAATATTTTCTTCAGAAATACCAAAGACGAAGCAATAAATGAAACCCGTTTTTTAAATGCTTTAGCGGGGCCAAATGGTGAAAAAATCACTTATACAAGATTAGAGACCTGTTGCCCTTTTCCAACTAAACGAAGTGACATGGGGGCAGGATTTTTAAATGTATATGAATTGAAATGGGAAGGACAGAAAAAACCGGTTACACTCTATCTTAATATTTATGAAAAAGGCATTCTAATGGTTCCAATGGGATTAAGTTTAAAGAAAGAAAACAATTAG
- a CDS encoding ABC transporter substrate-binding protein encodes MKQLRDQLGKLHSFETAPSRIISLVPSQTELLYDLGLEDKIIGITKFCVHPYHLKSTKKIVGGTKKIHFEKIKLLQPDIIICNKEENTAEIVERLSEICPVWVTNIVSVKDNFQMISDFGQLFNCRTEAQKWNDKLTFALSDFKKYIKDIEIKKAAYFIWKNPYMAAGNDTYIDELLKLNHFINIYGDKDRYPEIELKKMRLEGDPDLIFLSSEPYPFKEEDAFEIGRFTHHAKTIFVDGEMFSWHGSRLLKAFSYFKLLHERLRN; translated from the coding sequence ATGAAACAACTCCGAGATCAATTGGGGAAATTACATTCTTTTGAAACAGCTCCAAGCCGTATTATCTCTTTAGTGCCTTCCCAAACAGAATTGTTATATGATTTAGGTTTAGAAGATAAAATCATCGGAATTACGAAGTTTTGTGTGCATCCTTATCATTTAAAATCCACAAAAAAAATTGTAGGCGGAACCAAAAAGATTCATTTTGAAAAGATAAAATTACTGCAGCCTGATATTATTATCTGCAATAAGGAAGAAAACACTGCTGAAATTGTGGAACGGTTGAGTGAAATCTGTCCGGTTTGGGTAACGAATATTGTTTCTGTTAAGGATAATTTTCAAATGATTTCAGATTTTGGGCAGCTTTTTAACTGCCGGACTGAAGCTCAGAAATGGAATGATAAGTTAACTTTTGCTTTAAGCGATTTTAAAAAATACATTAAAGATATTGAAATCAAAAAGGCAGCCTATTTTATCTGGAAAAATCCATATATGGCGGCAGGAAATGATACTTATATTGATGAATTATTAAAGCTGAATCATTTCATAAATATCTACGGAGATAAAGATCGTTACCCTGAAATTGAACTAAAAAAAATGCGTTTGGAAGGTGATCCTGATTTGATTTTCCTTTCTTCTGAACCTTATCCTTTTAAAGAAGAAGATGCTTTTGAAATAGGACGTTTCACTCATCACGCCAAAACCATTTTTGTGGATGGTGAAATGTTTTCCTGGCATGGAAGCAGACTGTTAAAGGCTTTTTCGTATTTCAAATTACTGCACGAAAGACTTAGAAATTAA
- the ilvN gene encoding acetolactate synthase small subunit, producing MEEKTFTISVYSENNVGLLNRISGIFLKRHINILSLNVSESEIENVSRFIIVVETTEKWVKNIVGQIEKQIEVIKAFYHTDEETIYLENALFKIASSLLFDEKQIQNIIKESQSTIVTVSRDFFVISKSGRRSEIEELYAKFKPYGIMQFVRSGRISVSKEKMEISSLLLNELK from the coding sequence ATGGAAGAAAAAACATTTACCATATCGGTATATTCAGAGAACAATGTGGGTTTGCTTAATAGGATATCAGGAATATTCTTAAAACGTCACATCAATATATTAAGTTTAAACGTTTCAGAGTCAGAAATAGAAAATGTTTCGAGATTTATTATTGTAGTTGAAACCACGGAGAAATGGGTTAAAAACATTGTTGGACAAATCGAAAAACAAATCGAAGTTATCAAAGCATTTTATCATACAGATGAAGAAACAATTTATTTAGAAAACGCTTTATTTAAAATTGCTTCAAGTTTATTATTTGATGAAAAACAAATTCAGAATATTATTAAAGAAAGTCAATCTACAATAGTGACTGTTTCCCGTGATTTTTTTGTGATTTCTAAATCAGGCAGGCGCTCTGAAATTGAAGAATTATACGCCAAATTTAAACCTTACGGAATTATGCAGTTTGTGCGTTCTGGAAGAATTTCCGTTTCAAAAGAAAAAATGGAAATTTCATCATTATTATTAAATGAATTAAAATAG
- the acs gene encoding acetate--CoA ligase: MSYYKIENLEQYFKHYNKSIREPRKFWGKIAEENFTWYQQWEKVVDFNMAEAEVKWFTEAKVNITKNCIDRHLSKRGEKTAIIFEPNNPSEEAIHITYNELYERVSKMANVLREQGVTKGDRVCIYLPMIPELAVAVLACARIGAIHSVIFAGFSASAVSARINDSECKMVITSDGGYRGNKTIDLKGIVDEALESCPSVSKVLVVKRTETEIKMQEGRDVWLQPLLDAALDYNVAEIMDAEDPLFILYTSGSTGKPKGMVHTTAGYMVYTAYTFKNVFSHEENDIFWCTADIGWITGHSYILYGPLLNGGTTVIFEGVPSYPDFSRFWEIIEKHKITQFYTAPTAIRSLAKESLDYIQKYPLKSLKVIGSVGEPINEEAWHWFNDHVGDKRCPVVDTWWQTETGGIMISPIAFVTPTKPTYATLPLPGIQPVLMDDKRNEIEGNQVVGSLCIKFPWPGIARTIWGDHERYKKTYFSAFPGKYFTGDGALRDEVGYYRITGRVDDVVIVSGHNLGTAPIEDAINEHPAVAESAIVGFPHDIKGNALYGYVILKETGEVRNKENLAKEINQYIADHIGPIAKLDKIQFVSGLPKTRSGKIMRRILRKIAEGDFSNFGDTSTLLNPEVVEGIMNERIS; this comes from the coding sequence ATGAGTTATTATAAAATTGAAAATTTAGAACAATATTTTAAACATTACAATAAGTCAATAAGAGAGCCAAGGAAGTTTTGGGGTAAAATTGCTGAAGAAAACTTTACATGGTACCAGCAATGGGAAAAAGTTGTTGATTTTAACATGGCTGAAGCAGAAGTGAAATGGTTTACAGAGGCCAAAGTTAATATTACAAAGAATTGTATTGACAGACATTTGAGTAAAAGAGGAGAAAAAACGGCAATAATATTCGAACCGAACAATCCTTCTGAGGAAGCAATACACATTACCTATAATGAACTATATGAAAGAGTTTCAAAAATGGCTAATGTTTTGCGTGAGCAGGGCGTAACCAAAGGGGATAGAGTTTGTATTTATTTACCAATGATTCCGGAACTCGCTGTAGCAGTTTTAGCATGTGCCAGAATTGGAGCAATACATTCTGTCATTTTTGCAGGTTTTTCAGCTTCAGCAGTTTCTGCAAGAATTAACGACAGTGAATGTAAAATGGTGATTACTTCTGATGGTGGCTACAGAGGAAATAAAACTATTGATCTTAAAGGAATAGTGGATGAAGCGTTGGAAAGCTGTCCATCGGTTTCTAAAGTTTTAGTTGTAAAAAGAACAGAAACTGAAATAAAAATGCAGGAAGGCCGTGATGTTTGGTTACAGCCTTTGTTAGATGCAGCCCTTGATTATAACGTAGCCGAAATCATGGATGCAGAAGATCCTTTATTTATTTTATATACATCAGGTTCTACAGGAAAGCCAAAAGGAATGGTACATACTACAGCAGGATATATGGTTTACACTGCTTATACTTTTAAAAATGTATTCAGTCATGAAGAGAATGATATTTTCTGGTGTACAGCAGATATCGGATGGATTACAGGGCATTCGTATATTTTATACGGACCATTACTGAATGGAGGAACAACTGTAATTTTTGAAGGAGTTCCATCATATCCTGATTTTAGCCGCTTCTGGGAGATTATTGAAAAACATAAAATTACACAATTTTATACTGCCCCAACAGCAATTCGCTCTTTAGCCAAAGAAAGCCTTGATTATATTCAAAAATATCCTTTAAAATCACTTAAGGTTATTGGTTCTGTTGGAGAGCCAATCAACGAAGAAGCCTGGCACTGGTTTAATGATCACGTTGGAGATAAGAGATGTCCGGTTGTAGATACCTGGTGGCAGACAGAAACGGGTGGAATTATGATTTCGCCAATTGCTTTTGTTACACCAACAAAACCTACATATGCAACATTGCCTTTACCAGGAATTCAGCCAGTTCTTATGGATGATAAGCGTAATGAAATTGAAGGTAATCAGGTAGTAGGTAGTTTGTGTATTAAATTTCCATGGCCTGGAATTGCCAGAACTATCTGGGGAGATCATGAGCGTTATAAAAAAACTTATTTCTCTGCTTTTCCAGGTAAATACTTTACAGGAGATGGTGCATTAAGAGATGAAGTTGGATATTATAGAATTACAGGCAGGGTAGATGATGTTGTTATTGTATCCGGACATAATTTAGGAACAGCACCTATTGAAGATGCAATAAATGAGCATCCTGCAGTTGCTGAATCAGCAATTGTAGGCTTCCCGCATGATATAAAAGGTAATGCTTTATATGGCTACGTAATTTTAAAAGAAACAGGTGAAGTTAGAAATAAAGAAAATTTAGCAAAAGAAATCAATCAGTATATTGCTGATCACATTGGGCCAATTGCTAAATTGGATAAAATTCAGTTTGTGTCAGGATTACCAAAAACGCGTTCAGGTAAAATTATGCGTAGAATTTTGCGTAAAATAGCTGAGGGAGATTTTTCTAACTTTGGAGATACTTCAACTTTATTAAATCCTGAAGTTGTTGAAGGTATTATGAATGAAAGAATTTCTTAA
- the prmA gene encoding 50S ribosomal protein L11 methyltransferase, whose translation MSNIYLGYHFSIEPKELGSEILIAELGEKAFESFTETENGISAFVKKDLWDENILDDIYILQSEEFKIEYTIEEIDQVNWNEEWEKNFEPIDVDGKCHVRAPFHPKTDAEFDIVIEPKMSFGTGHHETTHMMIQHLLEMDVQGLKTLDMGCGTAILAILAEMKGAQPIDAIDIDNWCYLNSIENAERNNCSHITVYEGDAALLTDKKYDLIIANINRNILLNDMQSYVDCLNSQGIILFSGFYEEDIPFIDASCTDKGLTYVKKFQRNNWVSLKYVN comes from the coding sequence ATGTCAAATATCTATTTAGGGTATCATTTTTCAATTGAGCCCAAAGAACTGGGATCGGAAATATTAATTGCCGAATTGGGCGAAAAAGCTTTCGAGAGTTTTACCGAAACTGAAAACGGGATTTCGGCTTTCGTAAAGAAAGATTTATGGGACGAGAATATTTTAGATGACATTTATATTTTACAATCGGAAGAATTTAAAATCGAATATACGATTGAAGAAATTGATCAGGTAAACTGGAATGAAGAATGGGAAAAGAATTTTGAACCCATTGATGTAGATGGAAAATGCCATGTTCGCGCTCCTTTTCACCCAAAAACTGATGCGGAATTTGATATCGTAATCGAACCAAAAATGAGTTTTGGAACAGGTCATCATGAAACAACACACATGATGATTCAGCATTTATTAGAAATGGATGTGCAGGGTTTAAAAACTTTAGACATGGGTTGCGGAACTGCTATTTTAGCTATTTTGGCTGAAATGAAAGGTGCACAGCCTATAGATGCCATAGATATTGACAATTGGTGTTATTTGAATTCTATTGAAAATGCAGAACGTAATAATTGCAGCCACATAACCGTTTATGAAGGAGATGCAGCCTTATTGACTGATAAAAAATATGATTTGATTATTGCAAACATTAATCGTAATATTTTGTTAAACGATATGCAGTCTTATGTAGATTGCCTGAATTCACAAGGAATCATCCTTTTCAGTGGTTTTTATGAAGAAGACATTCCATTCATTGATGCCTCTTGTACTGATAAAGGATTAACTTATGTTAAAAAGTTTCAAAGAAACAACTGGGTTTCATTAAAATACGTAAATTAG
- the pyrF gene encoding orotidine-5'-phosphate decarboxylase produces the protein MTTQQLHQQILQKKSFLCVGLDPDLNKIPQHLLETEDPVFEFNKAIIDATHDLTVGYKPNTAFFEAHGIKGWISLQKTINYINEKFPEIFTIADAKRGDIGNTSAMYAKAFFEDLNFDSVTVAPYMGKDSVEPFLAFENKHTIMLALTSNEGAFDFQTLDVNGKQLYEQVLETSKAWKNSHNLMYVVGATKAEYFTEIRKIVPDSFLLVPGIGAQGGSLSEVCKYGMNDKIGLLVNSARAIIYASNGIDFAEKARDEALKVQQEMEGILSLKFKV, from the coding sequence ATGACTACACAACAACTGCACCAACAAATACTTCAAAAAAAATCATTTTTATGCGTTGGGCTGGATCCTGATTTAAACAAAATTCCTCAACATTTATTAGAAACTGAAGACCCTGTTTTTGAGTTCAATAAGGCCATAATTGATGCTACTCATGATTTGACTGTCGGCTACAAACCTAATACTGCTTTTTTTGAAGCGCATGGGATAAAAGGCTGGATTTCCCTTCAGAAAACAATTAATTATATAAATGAAAAATTTCCGGAAATTTTTACGATTGCTGATGCAAAACGTGGGGATATCGGAAACACTTCAGCCATGTATGCAAAAGCTTTTTTTGAAGATTTGAACTTTGACAGTGTAACGGTAGCTCCTTATATGGGGAAAGACTCTGTTGAACCTTTTCTGGCTTTTGAAAATAAACATACTATAATGCTGGCTTTGACTTCAAACGAAGGAGCATTTGATTTTCAAACTTTAGATGTAAACGGAAAACAATTATACGAACAAGTTCTAGAAACCTCTAAAGCATGGAAAAACAGTCATAATTTGATGTATGTTGTCGGTGCTACTAAAGCGGAGTATTTTACTGAAATTAGGAAAATAGTTCCGGATAGTTTTTTACTGGTTCCCGGAATTGGCGCTCAGGGCGGAAGTTTGTCTGAAGTTTGCAAATATGGAATGAATGATAAGATTGGTTTGCTTGTTAATTCTGCCAGAGCAATTATTTATGCTTCAAATGGAATTGATTTTGCTGAAAAGGCGAGGGATGAGGCCTTGAAAGTACAGCAGGAAATGGAGGGAATTCTTAGTTTAAAGTTTAAGGTTTAA
- the ilvD gene encoding dihydroxy-acid dehydratase — protein sequence MMELNKYSKTITQDETQPASQAMFYGIGLTEEDLKKAQVGIVSMGYDGNPCNMHLNDLAKDIKKGVWDADLVGLIFNTIGVSDGISNGNDGMRFSLVSRDVIADSIETVMGAQWYDGMIAVPGCDKNMPGALMAMGRVNRPSIMVYGGSIHPGKWKGEDLNIVSAFEALGKKIKNTITPEDFKGVIQNACPGAGACGGMYTANTMSSAIEALGMSLPYSSSNPALSPEKKQECVDAGKAIRILLEKDIKPRDIMTRKAFENAITMVAVLGGSTNAVMHLIAMAHSVGIELTLKDFQDISDKTPLLADLKPSGKYLMEDLHNVGGVPGVMKYLLKEGFLHGDCLTVTGKTIAENLASVPDLHDGQQVVFEISKALKATGNIQILYGNIATEGCVAKISGKEGEFFEGTAVVFEGEKDVIRGIQAGEVKPGNVVIIRYCGPKGGPGMSEMLKPTSAIMGAGLGSTVALITDGRFSGGSHGFVVGHVTPEAYEGGGIALIENGDVITIDAVNNTINMKVSDEELAKEKLTGRDQKTELHKEFYLNICVRSPVPHMDVLPTNNLIKTIS from the coding sequence ATAATGGAATTAAACAAGTACAGCAAAACAATCACGCAAGATGAAACTCAACCAGCTTCACAGGCAATGTTCTACGGAATTGGTTTGACAGAAGAGGATCTTAAAAAAGCGCAGGTAGGAATTGTGAGTATGGGTTATGACGGAAATCCGTGTAACATGCACTTAAATGACCTGGCTAAAGATATTAAGAAAGGGGTCTGGGATGCTGATTTGGTCGGTTTGATTTTTAACACTATCGGTGTTAGTGATGGTATTTCTAATGGTAATGACGGGATGCGTTTTTCTTTAGTTTCTCGTGATGTTATTGCAGATTCTATTGAAACTGTAATGGGGGCACAATGGTATGATGGGATGATTGCGGTTCCTGGTTGTGATAAAAATATGCCTGGTGCTTTAATGGCTATGGGTAGGGTAAACCGTCCTTCAATTATGGTTTATGGAGGATCTATTCACCCGGGAAAATGGAAAGGCGAAGATTTGAATATAGTTTCTGCTTTTGAGGCTTTAGGTAAAAAAATTAAGAATACAATTACTCCTGAAGATTTCAAAGGAGTAATTCAAAATGCTTGTCCGGGTGCAGGTGCTTGTGGAGGAATGTACACAGCAAATACAATGTCATCAGCGATTGAAGCATTAGGAATGAGTTTGCCTTACAGTTCTTCTAATCCTGCTTTAAGTCCTGAAAAGAAACAAGAATGTGTTGATGCAGGTAAAGCAATTAGAATATTATTAGAAAAAGATATTAAGCCTAGAGACATTATGACTCGTAAAGCATTCGAAAATGCAATTACGATGGTAGCTGTTTTAGGTGGTTCTACAAATGCAGTTATGCATTTAATTGCAATGGCGCACTCAGTAGGTATTGAATTAACATTAAAAGATTTTCAGGATATCAGTGATAAAACACCATTATTAGCCGACTTGAAACCAAGTGGTAAATATTTGATGGAAGACTTACACAATGTAGGTGGTGTTCCTGGAGTAATGAAATATTTGTTAAAAGAAGGTTTCCTGCATGGTGATTGTTTAACTGTAACAGGAAAAACAATTGCTGAAAACTTAGCTTCAGTGCCTGATTTGCATGACGGTCAGCAAGTAGTTTTTGAAATTTCAAAAGCATTAAAAGCAACGGGAAATATTCAAATTCTTTACGGAAACATAGCAACTGAAGGTTGTGTGGCTAAAATTAGTGGTAAAGAAGGAGAATTTTTTGAAGGTACAGCTGTAGTTTTTGAAGGTGAAAAAGATGTAATTAGAGGAATACAAGCGGGTGAAGTTAAACCAGGAAATGTAGTGATTATTCGCTATTGTGGTCCAAAAGGTGGTCCTGGTATGTCGGAGATGTTAAAACCAACCTCTGCTATTATGGGAGCTGGATTAGGAAGTACTGTAGCTTTAATTACTGACGGACGTTTCTCCGGAGGTTCACATGGTTTTGTAGTAGGGCACGTAACTCCGGAAGCTTATGAAGGCGGTGGGATTGCATTAATAGAAAATGGTGATGTTATTACAATCGATGCTGTAAATAACACTATAAATATGAAAGTTTCTGATGAAGAGTTAGCAAAAGAAAAGCTAACTGGAAGAGACCAGAAAACGGAATTACACAAGGAGTTTTACTTAAATATATGCGTTCGGTCTCCAGTGCCTCACATGGATGTGTTACCGACAAATAATTTAATAAAAACTATCTCTTAA